The Lycium barbarum isolate Lr01 chromosome 11, ASM1917538v2, whole genome shotgun sequence genome contains the following window.
ATGAGCTGGTTTGTTACATCAATTTTACCATTGAAATTGACAGACTCTCTTCGCCATTAAGCAAAATGTGTCATGATATgtttaaaatcaaatatttttggGTCATTTGGTTGGAGAATAAGTTTTTATGTGCTAAAAATATAGTTTTCCCCCCTTAAATTTTGCACCCGATCAAATCAAACACCGGCCATATATAAAATTAAGTGCAAGGACGTAATTTTTATTGTTATAACAATTCCTTATTACTATCTCTTACCGGAACATTATTAGTTGCGAAAGAAATAATGTAGCAGTAACACTCTTAACACTTCAATACGCCTTATGCTAATTAAAGTGCATATATAGTTTCATTTGAAACCACGGAGGATATATGAATGACATTAATCTTGGAGAAATTTTCACACCATTAACACCATCACATATTTGTTGAAGCAAATTGGGAAAATTGTGTATTACACTTAATTAATTTCAGCTCTGCTAAGTACAAAAGTAAGCACTCCAGGAACCACTACAAGTTCAACACATTAGAtgtcaagccaacacaattgacAAGACGATAATTAATGTGCTTATAAGGAATCAATCTCAATTTTTCTATACTATTTTTTTTGACCCAATCACCATACCTTCATAATATACTATAATTCTTCGTATTTTAATCTGAGTTTATCACCAAGGATAGCATGAGTTGTTGTAATAGTAAGGATCTCTAATTTCAAACACCTCAACCATAGGGCGCACTTGATTATTATTACAACAATAAACTCCTGGAACTGGCTGTTTTTTCTCGTCATCAGCAGGTttgtcttctttcttcttttcatccGCTGGACCAACACTCACAACAGTAGCAAATCCAACTTTCTTCCTAAGTATATTCACCAGCTCTACAGTGTCTATTCCCACTCCTATCACTGTCAACAAGTTATTTGCTGCTTCTAAACTTACATTCTCCACCCCTGCAATGTTATTTATATACCCATGTTATATCCTAAATAAATAAacgatttaagttatatacactttCAGTACTGTAATGGTTTCCTCATGCTATTAGTGCAATTTAACGTAATGACATGTCAATTACAATTTTGACAAAGTTACCAATTAGTTCTTATATCATAAATATTTACTTGTTATTGTCATATACAAGTAATGTAACGTTATTACCTGGTAA
Protein-coding sequences here:
- the LOC132618228 gene encoding heavy metal-associated isoprenylated plant protein 41-like, which encodes MKTKVVVNVSVNGGQSRPSNWKRIFCCLVQDTSCKDKAMTIAATLPGVENVSLEAANNLLTVIGVGIDTVELVNILRKKVGFATVVSVGPADEKKKEDKPADDEKKQPVPGVYCCNNNQVRPMVEVFEIRDPYYYNNSCYPW